A region of Ferruginibacter albus DNA encodes the following proteins:
- a CDS encoding glutamine synthetase family protein, whose product MTEKEIIEIIESSESNHIKVAVTDIDGVLRGKIINKQKFFKAVKDGFGFCNVIFGWDINDACYDESDVSGWHTGYPDSIATIDLNTLRHVPWNENIPFFLADFSNAKDVNVACPRTLLKKIKQQADDAGYATLFAKEFEWFNFKETPQSLYEKNFTNLQPLTPGMFGYSLLRTSQYQSFYNDIFNLLRRFHVPLEGLHTETGPGVYEAAIEYTDALEAADRAVLFKTAVKEIAYRHELVATFMAKWNSSLPGCSGHIHQNLLSVNGEENLFYDEKEKDGISKLMQHYIAGQLYCLPFIMPMYAPTTNSYKRYVEGAWASTSISWAIENRTTALRVINQTPMHTRLETRVPGADANPYLSIAASLASGLYGIKNKLPLTIAATKGNEYENTHSQKLPKTLQEATTAMKDSPVAKELFGEAFVNHFILTREWECKQVVESEPNAELKRYFEIV is encoded by the coding sequence ATGACTGAAAAAGAGATCATAGAAATTATAGAAAGCAGCGAAAGTAATCACATAAAGGTTGCTGTTACTGATATCGATGGCGTGCTGCGAGGCAAAATAATTAACAAGCAGAAATTTTTTAAAGCTGTAAAAGACGGCTTCGGCTTTTGCAATGTGATTTTTGGATGGGATATAAATGATGCCTGTTATGACGAAAGTGATGTAAGCGGATGGCACACCGGTTATCCCGATTCAATTGCTACAATTGATTTAAATACATTGCGCCATGTTCCGTGGAATGAAAATATTCCTTTCTTTTTGGCTGATTTCAGCAATGCAAAAGATGTAAATGTTGCCTGTCCCAGAACATTATTAAAAAAGATAAAACAGCAGGCGGATGATGCAGGTTATGCTACATTGTTTGCAAAAGAATTTGAGTGGTTTAATTTTAAAGAAACACCCCAATCTTTATACGAAAAGAACTTTACCAACTTGCAACCACTAACACCGGGAATGTTTGGTTATTCGTTGTTGCGTACCTCTCAATACCAATCTTTTTATAACGATATATTTAATTTGTTGCGCAGGTTCCATGTGCCGTTGGAAGGGTTGCATACAGAAACCGGTCCGGGTGTATACGAAGCAGCTATTGAATATACCGATGCCTTGGAAGCAGCAGACAGAGCAGTGTTATTTAAAACTGCTGTAAAAGAAATTGCTTATCGACATGAATTAGTTGCAACATTTATGGCAAAGTGGAACAGCAGTTTACCCGGTTGCAGCGGACATATTCATCAAAATTTATTAAGCGTAAATGGTGAAGAGAATTTGTTTTACGATGAAAAAGAGAAAGATGGCATTAGTAAATTAATGCAACATTATATAGCCGGACAATTATATTGTTTGCCTTTTATTATGCCGATGTATGCACCTACTACCAATAGCTATAAGCGTTATGTAGAAGGAGCCTGGGCATCTACTTCTATTAGCTGGGCAATAGAAAACCGTACAACGGCGTTGCGTGTAATTAACCAAACACCGATGCATACACGATTGGAAACACGAGTGCCCGGTGCTGATGCCAATCCTTATTTATCTATTGCTGCAAGTTTAGCATCAGGATTGTATGGTATTAAAAATAAATTACCATTAACAATTGCTGCAACAAAAGGAAATGAGTACGAAAACACCCATTCGCAAAAATTGCCCAAAACATTGCAGGAAGCAACCACGGCAATGAAAGATTCACCTGTTGCAAAAGAATTGTTTGGAGAGGCTTTTGTAAATCATTTTATTTTAACAAGAGAGTGGGAGTGTAAGCAGGTAGTAGAAAGTGAACCCAACGCAGAATTAAAAAGATATTTTGAGATTGTCTGA
- a CDS encoding proline dehydrogenase family protein → MISFDNTEYAFAGKSKMELKKTYFLFSIMNIPWLIKLGLKITPLAIKNKFPFIKPTIRNTIFHQFVGGETLEQTAKVANKLQQYNVQVILDYGAEGGQDGEQGFDFAMDEFIRVINYAATQKNIPFMSIKITALARFDLLEKMDAMMNDDEEGLFKRYAKAIQNLTTDEQEEWDKVCVRVLLICEAAQKNNIGVLIDAEETWIQDPVDALAEIMMEKFNQQKPVVYNTVQLYRHDRLQFLKDSFETATIKNFVLAVKLVRGAYMEKERKRADENQYPSPIQPDKSSTDKDYNAAIDFCFGNIDNVSFIVASHNEQSCMLAAEIAEKKTIAADHPHLHFSQLYGMSDNISFNLAKAGFNVSKYIPFGPIKDVIPYLMRRAQENSSVGGQSGRELSLIEKELKRRKIG, encoded by the coding sequence ATGATTTCTTTCGACAATACCGAATATGCTTTTGCCGGCAAATCAAAAATGGAATTAAAGAAAACATATTTTCTTTTTTCTATCATGAATATTCCATGGCTGATCAAGTTAGGGTTGAAGATCACTCCGCTTGCTATCAAGAATAAATTTCCTTTCATCAAGCCAACCATAAGAAACACCATCTTTCACCAATTTGTTGGAGGTGAAACATTAGAGCAAACAGCAAAAGTTGCTAATAAGCTACAGCAATATAATGTGCAGGTTATTTTAGATTATGGTGCAGAAGGAGGGCAGGACGGCGAACAAGGTTTTGATTTTGCAATGGATGAATTTATTCGTGTAATTAATTATGCGGCCACGCAAAAAAATATTCCATTCATGAGTATTAAAATAACAGCATTGGCACGCTTTGATTTGCTGGAAAAGATGGATGCAATGATGAATGATGATGAGGAAGGTTTATTCAAACGTTACGCTAAAGCTATCCAAAATTTGACTACTGATGAACAGGAAGAATGGGACAAAGTATGTGTGCGGGTATTGCTTATTTGTGAAGCCGCACAAAAAAACAATATTGGAGTTTTAATAGATGCCGAAGAAACCTGGATCCAGGATCCGGTAGATGCTTTAGCAGAAATAATGATGGAAAAATTCAATCAACAAAAACCGGTTGTTTATAATACGGTTCAATTATATCGGCATGATAGATTACAGTTTTTAAAAGATTCATTTGAAACAGCAACGATAAAAAATTTTGTACTGGCGGTCAAATTAGTTCGTGGCGCTTATATGGAAAAAGAACGTAAACGGGCAGACGAAAATCAGTATCCATCACCTATTCAGCCGGATAAATCATCTACAGATAAAGATTATAATGCTGCTATTGATTTTTGTTTTGGGAATATAGACAATGTCTCTTTTATCGTTGCATCGCACAATGAACAAAGTTGTATGCTGGCAGCGGAAATAGCAGAGAAAAAGACTATTGCAGCAGATCATCCACACCTCCATTTTTCTCAGCTGTATGGAATGAGTGATAACATAAGTTTTAACCTGGCAAAAGCAGGATTTAATGTAAGCAAGTACATTCCTTTTGGTCCAATTAAAGATGTAATTCCTTATTTAATGAGAAGAGCGCAGGAAAACTCCAGTGTTGGCGGACAATCAGGACGAGAGCTAAGTTTGATCGAAAAAGAATTAAAAAGAAGGAAAATAGGATAA
- the rpsA gene encoding 30S ribosomal protein S1, translating into MNFINKQLNADAQESSAAPTAETTATTNSPVVETAHDDFDWSVDKRNVSSYNNDEKAKYDAVYDGTFKQINDGEMVQATIEAITKTDAVVNIGFKSDGLISLNEFRDVAGGIKVGDLIEVMVVEKEDRNGNLHLSRKQARTTRAWERIVELHKTGEIVTGLVTSKTKGGLIVDVFGMETFLPGSQIDVKPVTDYDQFVGKTMEFKVVKINEAIKNAVVSHKALIESDIEAQRAQIIGKLEKGQVLEGTIKNITDFGAFLDLGGLDGLLYITDISWGRINHPSEVLKMDQKLNVVVLDFDDDKKRISLGLKQLTPHPWDTLSESIKEGEVVKGKVVNIEDYGAFLEIMPGVEGLVHVSEITWANTPINAKEFFKLGDEYEAKVVTLDKDARKMSLSIKQLTNDPWSDIDTKFPEGSKHSGVVKNITPYGVFVELATGIGGMIHISDLSWLKRFNNPNEYTKVGQNIDVIIMNIDKEGRKLQLGHKQIEEDPWNSLESTFPVGSIHEGTVTKKDDRGAVVQLPYGLEGFAPNRHLAKEDGKTIGADETAQFMVIEFDRNDKRIVLSHTRIWEKVVEEEKQAVIKEKKAEAEVTKKAVKALQSKVEKTTLGDLGVLADLKAKMDGNAAASSDEAKSE; encoded by the coding sequence ATGAATTTCATTAACAAACAACTAAACGCAGATGCACAGGAGAGTTCAGCAGCACCGACCGCTGAGACTACTGCGACAACAAATTCACCTGTAGTGGAAACTGCTCACGACGATTTTGATTGGAGCGTTGACAAACGTAACGTATCTAGCTACAACAATGATGAAAAAGCTAAGTATGATGCGGTGTATGATGGTACTTTTAAACAGATCAATGATGGCGAAATGGTACAAGCTACTATTGAAGCGATCACTAAAACTGATGCTGTTGTAAACATTGGTTTTAAAAGTGATGGTTTGATCTCGTTGAACGAATTCAGAGATGTTGCCGGCGGAATTAAAGTAGGCGACCTGATTGAAGTTATGGTAGTTGAAAAAGAAGACCGCAACGGAAATCTTCACCTGAGCCGTAAACAAGCTCGTACAACAAGAGCCTGGGAAAGAATTGTGGAGCTGCACAAAACCGGCGAAATTGTTACAGGGTTGGTTACCAGCAAAACAAAAGGCGGCTTGATCGTGGACGTGTTTGGAATGGAAACATTCTTACCGGGTTCGCAAATTGACGTTAAGCCTGTTACTGACTACGACCAATTCGTTGGTAAAACAATGGAATTTAAAGTGGTTAAGATCAATGAAGCCATTAAGAATGCTGTTGTATCTCATAAAGCACTTATCGAAAGTGATATTGAAGCTCAAAGAGCTCAGATCATCGGTAAATTGGAAAAAGGTCAGGTATTGGAAGGAACGATCAAAAACATTACTGACTTTGGTGCATTCCTTGACCTTGGCGGCTTAGACGGTTTATTATACATTACCGATATTTCATGGGGACGTATCAACCATCCTTCAGAAGTATTGAAAATGGATCAAAAACTGAACGTTGTGGTATTGGATTTTGATGATGACAAAAAACGTATCAGTCTTGGTTTGAAACAATTAACTCCTCATCCTTGGGATACATTATCTGAATCAATTAAAGAAGGCGAAGTAGTAAAAGGTAAGGTAGTGAACATCGAAGATTACGGTGCTTTCCTTGAAATCATGCCAGGTGTGGAAGGTTTGGTTCACGTAAGTGAAATTACATGGGCTAACACTCCTATCAACGCTAAAGAATTCTTTAAACTAGGTGATGAATATGAAGCTAAAGTAGTTACATTGGATAAAGATGCCCGCAAAATGAGCTTGTCTATTAAACAATTGACAAACGACCCATGGAGCGATATCGATACTAAATTCCCGGAAGGAAGCAAACACAGCGGCGTAGTTAAAAACATTACTCCTTATGGCGTATTTGTTGAATTGGCTACCGGTATCGGCGGTATGATCCACATCAGCGATCTTAGCTGGTTAAAACGCTTCAATAACCCTAACGAATACACTAAAGTTGGTCAGAACATCGATGTTATTATTATGAACATTGATAAAGAAGGCCGCAAATTGCAGTTAGGTCATAAACAAATTGAAGAAGATCCATGGAATTCATTGGAATCAACTTTCCCTGTGGGCAGCATACACGAAGGCACTGTTACTAAAAAAGATGACAGAGGCGCTGTAGTTCAATTGCCTTACGGCTTGGAAGGATTTGCTCCTAACCGTCATTTGGCGAAAGAAGATGGTAAAACCATCGGTGCTGATGAAACGGCTCAATTCATGGTAATTGAATTTGATCGTAACGACAAACGCATCGTGTTAAGCCACACCCGTATTTGGGAAAAAGTTGTTGAAGAAGAAAAGCAAGCAGTGATCAAAGAAAAGAAAGCAGAAGCTGAAGTAACCAAAAAAGCTGTAAAAGCTTTACAAAGCAAAGTTGAAAAAACAACGTTGGGTGACTTAGGTGTTCTTGCTGACTTGAAAGCAAAGATGGATGGCAATGCTGCTGCATCATCTGACGAAGCAAAAAGCGAATAA
- a CDS encoding lysophospholipid acyltransferase family protein yields the protein MPDWLQRIKETRFFKTILYIIIGMFSYPGINIINKLTIKGTENLENLPKKNVLFVSNHQTYFADVITFIHIFCAVSWRKRNKLGVPYYLLWPFTRVKYVAAEETMRKNWLSKLFTMAGAITVKRTWVKDGKEVRRNLDPSDTRNIERALKDNWIITFPQGTTKPFAPGRKGTAFIIKHSRPIVIPVVISGFWRAFNKKGLKFKKKGTLLSVTFKPPMVINYDDTTENILAQVMDAIEQSKEYMLKGRHHHATANI from the coding sequence ATGCCTGATTGGTTGCAACGAATAAAAGAAACGAGGTTTTTTAAAACTATTTTATACATCATCATCGGGATGTTTTCTTATCCCGGTATCAATATTATCAACAAGCTTACAATAAAAGGAACAGAAAATCTGGAAAACCTTCCTAAGAAAAATGTGTTGTTCGTAAGCAATCATCAAACCTATTTTGCAGACGTAATTACATTCATACACATTTTCTGTGCAGTAAGCTGGCGTAAGAGAAATAAACTGGGAGTGCCTTATTATCTGCTTTGGCCGTTTACACGGGTTAAATATGTGGCTGCCGAAGAAACCATGCGGAAGAATTGGCTGAGTAAACTGTTTACTATGGCAGGCGCTATAACGGTAAAGCGTACCTGGGTAAAAGATGGCAAAGAAGTAAGAAGAAATTTAGACCCAAGCGATACAAGAAATATAGAACGGGCATTAAAAGATAATTGGATCATTACATTTCCTCAAGGCACTACCAAACCATTTGCTCCGGGAAGAAAAGGAACAGCATTTATCATTAAACACAGTCGCCCAATTGTAATTCCTGTTGTTATCAGCGGCTTTTGGCGGGCATTCAATAAAAAAGGATTGAAGTTTAAAAAGAAAGGAACTTTGTTGTCTGTTACGTTTAAGCCACCGATGGTTATTAATTATGATGATACCACCGAAAATATTTTAGCACAGGTAATGGATGCAATTGAACAAAGTAAAGAGTACATGCTGAAAGGCCGCCATCATCACGCTACTGCAAATATTTAG
- a CDS encoding SIMPL domain-containing protein, which translates to MKTFLSMLTLLLSSIYVFAQAQPTCNPYPKTITVSGSADMEIVPDEIYVQIDLREYKKKGEEKVELEKIKADFLDKCKSVDIEDSAISIASYSGTNYAAWFWKKRKKDPDLYSTISYQIKFKGSKKMDALVAILDDEATTNFRVFKTSHSKISEFRKQLKIQAIKAAKEKAIYLTDAINEKVGEAITIEEPGEPENSSVNQNAINYRQAKDGILMEEKIVDNIPSIDFKKIKLVYKVKVVFAVK; encoded by the coding sequence ATGAAAACATTCTTATCAATGCTGACTTTGCTTTTAAGCTCCATATATGTTTTTGCTCAAGCACAACCTACCTGCAACCCCTATCCTAAAACAATTACTGTTTCGGGTTCTGCCGATATGGAAATTGTTCCGGATGAGATTTATGTTCAAATTGATTTAAGAGAATACAAAAAGAAAGGAGAAGAGAAAGTTGAACTTGAAAAAATAAAAGCCGATTTTTTAGATAAATGTAAAAGTGTCGATATTGAGGATTCAGCCATTAGCATAGCCTCTTACTCAGGAACAAATTATGCAGCATGGTTTTGGAAGAAAAGAAAAAAAGATCCGGATCTATACTCAACAATTTCTTATCAGATAAAATTTAAAGGTTCAAAAAAAATGGATGCTTTGGTTGCCATTTTAGATGATGAGGCTACTACTAACTTTAGAGTATTTAAGACCTCCCACAGTAAAATATCGGAATTTAGGAAACAACTAAAAATTCAAGCAATAAAAGCTGCAAAAGAAAAAGCAATTTATCTTACTGATGCGATTAATGAAAAAGTTGGAGAAGCTATTACAATTGAAGAGCCGGGTGAACCTGAAAACAGTTCCGTAAATCAAAATGCAATAAATTATAGACAAGCTAAAGATGGCATTCTCATGGAAGAGAAAATTGTAGACAATATTCCCTCTATTGATTTTAAAAAAATAAAACTTGTTTATAAAGTAAAGGTCGTATTTGCAGTAAAGTAA
- a CDS encoding ABC transporter substrate-binding protein, whose translation MIRRVCLAIVLLLTISHTLIAQTNSKTYHVGIFAPLYLDSVFNNQTFLYKQGIPKFIIPGLDFVQGAEIALDSMDINGATVNAAVYDSKSYSDPVSELIKNKKLDALNLIIGSVKDEEYKELAAFASQKHIPFISVTYPNDGGITDNPYLVIVNSTLKSHCEAIFSYLLQNHGTDKLFLVRKKGTQEDRIAGYIKKINEQDGKPLLNIQTLVYDNELSSDILKQKLDSNRHTVIIGGSLDETFCSSLMYACNELNQTYPITLIGMPNWDGFKVLAKKDLKDFPVYYTSPYFNNKWDDYSKILTGAYAERYKGRPSDMSFKGFEATYLFTKLLLLHPDDLMQHLNDNTYKVFSDFNFRPIELNKESTQPDYFENKHLYFVKSLNGIISKAW comes from the coding sequence ATGATAAGAAGAGTTTGTTTAGCGATTGTTTTATTACTAACGATTAGTCATACACTAATTGCCCAGACTAATTCAAAGACTTATCATGTTGGAATTTTTGCGCCGCTTTATTTAGATTCTGTTTTTAACAATCAAACGTTTTTGTATAAACAAGGCATTCCCAAGTTTATTATACCGGGATTGGACTTTGTACAGGGTGCTGAAATAGCCTTGGATTCAATGGATATAAACGGCGCTACTGTTAATGCTGCTGTTTACGATTCAAAATCTTATAGCGACCCTGTTTCCGAACTAATAAAGAATAAAAAATTAGATGCACTGAATTTAATTATAGGTTCTGTTAAAGACGAAGAATATAAAGAGTTGGCAGCATTTGCGTCACAAAAACACATTCCGTTTATTTCCGTTACTTATCCCAATGATGGCGGTATTACAGACAATCCTTACTTAGTAATTGTAAACTCTACATTAAAATCACATTGCGAAGCGATCTTTAGCTATCTATTACAAAATCATGGTACCGATAAGCTATTTCTTGTTCGCAAAAAAGGCACACAGGAAGACAGGATCGCAGGCTATATAAAAAAAATAAATGAGCAGGATGGTAAACCATTGTTGAATATTCAAACACTGGTGTACGACAACGAACTAAGCTCGGATATATTAAAACAAAAATTGGACAGCAACCGACACACAGTTATTATTGGTGGTAGTCTGGATGAAACATTTTGTTCCAGTTTGATGTACGCCTGCAATGAATTGAATCAAACCTATCCTATTACATTGATCGGGATGCCGAATTGGGATGGTTTTAAAGTGCTGGCAAAGAAAGATCTGAAAGATTTCCCTGTTTATTACACCTCTCCTTATTTTAATAATAAATGGGATGATTACAGTAAAATACTAACCGGCGCTTATGCTGAACGGTATAAAGGAAGACCAAGCGACATGTCATTTAAAGGGTTTGAAGCAACCTACCTTTTTACCAAGCTTTTACTATTGCATCCTGATGATTTGATGCAACATTTAAATGACAATACGTACAAAGTTTTTTCTGATTTTAATTTCCGCCCGATCGAATTAAACAAAGAAAGCACTCAGCCCGATTACTTTGAGAATAAGCATTTGTATTTTGTAAAAAGCCTGAACGGCATTATTTCAAAAGCCTGGTAA
- a CDS encoding acyl-CoA thioesterase yields MDKKPGDSLIIMTELVLPNDTNLFNNLMGGRLMYWMDIAAALAATKHCGAPVVTASVDNISFENPIKIGNVVHIEAKVTRAFTSSMEVHLKVWGEDSLMQQKYKSNEAYYTFVALNPTGKPAAIAHQIIPETEDEKRLYEGALRRRQLRLILGGKMKPQDAEELRALFIGSKD; encoded by the coding sequence ATGGATAAAAAGCCAGGAGATTCTTTAATAATAATGACAGAATTGGTATTACCGAATGATACCAATCTTTTCAATAATTTAATGGGCGGTCGATTAATGTATTGGATGGACATTGCTGCTGCATTGGCTGCTACCAAGCATTGTGGGGCACCCGTAGTTACTGCATCTGTAGATAATATTTCTTTTGAAAACCCGATTAAAATCGGCAATGTTGTTCATATAGAAGCAAAAGTAACCCGGGCATTCACCAGCAGCATGGAAGTACATTTAAAGGTATGGGGTGAAGATTCATTGATGCAACAAAAATATAAAAGCAATGAAGCGTATTACACCTTTGTAGCTTTAAATCCTACGGGCAAACCGGCGGCTATTGCACATCAAATTATACCGGAAACAGAAGATGAAAAAAGATTGTACGAAGGTGCGTTAAGAAGAAGACAATTGCGTTTGATATTAGGGGGCAAAATGAAACCCCAGGATGCAGAAGAGTTGAGAGCTTTATTTATCGGAAGTAAAGATTAA
- the guaA gene encoding glutamine-hydrolyzing GMP synthase — MTEKILILDFGSQYTQLIARAVREANVYCEITPYHKEVKYEEGLKGIILSGSPFSVNEDKAPTVDVKSMADKLPVLGVCYGAQLTAKLFGGRVDKSAKREYGRAILQLQKEDALLQNISTTSQVWMSHSDTIKELPAGFELLGTTDSIPVAAFMRNSEQGNPLYGLQFHPEVYHSAEGKKIIRNFLVNICGCHQDWTPAHFITETVEALKQQIGDKKVIMALSGGVDSTVAATLINKAIGKNLFGIFVDNGVLRKNEFGQVLETYKHLGLNVKGVDAKEHFYNKLKWKTDPEEKRKIIGGGFIEIFDEEAKQLTGIEMLGQGTIYPDVIESVSVHGPSVTIKSHHNVGGLPEKMKLGLVEPLRYLFKDEVRRVGLELGIPPDLIFRHPFPGPGLAIRILGEITEEKVRLLQDADDIYINGLKKANLYSEVWQAGTILLPVKSVGVMGDERTYEYTVALRAVTSVDGMTADWAHLPYDFLADISNEIINNVRGINRVVYDISSKPPATIEWE, encoded by the coding sequence ATGACGGAAAAAATTCTTATTCTCGATTTCGGCTCTCAATACACACAGTTAATAGCCCGTGCGGTTCGTGAAGCCAATGTTTATTGCGAAATAACCCCATATCACAAAGAAGTAAAATACGAAGAAGGCTTGAAAGGTATTATTCTTTCCGGTTCTCCTTTTTCAGTAAATGAAGATAAAGCTCCAACTGTTGATGTGAAGTCAATGGCTGATAAATTACCTGTTTTAGGTGTTTGTTACGGTGCTCAATTAACTGCCAAATTATTTGGCGGAAGAGTAGATAAAAGTGCTAAACGTGAATACGGTCGAGCGATTTTACAATTACAGAAAGAAGATGCACTACTGCAAAACATTTCCACAACATCTCAAGTGTGGATGAGCCACAGCGATACTATTAAAGAATTACCTGCAGGATTTGAATTGCTGGGAACTACCGATAGCATTCCTGTTGCTGCGTTTATGCGTAACAGTGAACAAGGCAATCCTTTATATGGATTACAGTTTCATCCGGAAGTATATCATTCTGCCGAAGGCAAAAAAATCATCAGGAACTTTTTAGTAAATATTTGCGGATGCCACCAGGACTGGACCCCGGCACATTTTATTACCGAAACAGTAGAAGCATTAAAGCAACAGATAGGTGATAAAAAAGTGATCATGGCATTAAGCGGTGGCGTGGATAGCACTGTTGCTGCAACATTGATCAACAAAGCGATTGGCAAAAACCTGTTTGGAATTTTTGTTGATAACGGCGTATTACGTAAAAATGAATTTGGACAAGTATTAGAAACTTACAAACATCTTGGATTAAATGTAAAAGGTGTAGATGCCAAAGAACATTTTTACAATAAGTTGAAATGGAAAACTGATCCTGAAGAAAAAAGAAAAATTATCGGCGGCGGCTTTATAGAAATTTTTGATGAAGAAGCAAAGCAATTAACAGGCATTGAGATGCTAGGTCAGGGTACTATTTATCCTGATGTAATCGAGTCTGTTTCAGTGCATGGACCTTCTGTAACAATCAAATCTCATCACAACGTAGGTGGTTTACCTGAAAAAATGAAATTAGGCCTGGTAGAGCCTTTGCGTTATTTATTCAAAGATGAAGTTCGTCGTGTTGGATTGGAATTAGGAATTCCACCGGATCTCATCTTCCGTCATCCTTTTCCCGGTCCGGGATTAGCCATTAGAATTTTAGGAGAGATTACAGAAGAAAAGGTACGGTTGTTGCAGGATGCTGATGATATTTATATTAATGGCTTGAAAAAAGCGAATTTATATTCAGAAGTATGGCAGGCAGGTACTATTTTGTTGCCGGTAAAAAGTGTTGGCGTAATGGGTGATGAAAGAACGTATGAATATACAGTAGCACTAAGAGCGGTTACATCCGTTGATGGAATGACGGCTGATTGGGCGCATTTACCTTATGATTTTTTAGCTGATATATCAAACGAGATAATCAATAATGTACGAGGCATTAATCGTGTGGTGTATGATATAAGCAGCAAACCGCCGGCAACCATTGAATGGGAGTAA
- the hxpB gene encoding hexitol phosphatase HxpB, translated as MKLNTVIFDMDGLLIDSEPLWNEAATEVFKRYDITVTDEQYAITTGLRTKEFVQWWFAAHNISMQYADEARIGIIQKVSEKIITKGKPMPGLAHILNFFISRKFKIGLATSSPQTVIDVVMNHLKIGEYFNAIYSAEDLAYGKPHPQVYLNCAEALGSQPEECICFEDSFNGMIAVKAARMKCVVIPAHAQLTDAKWSAADLKISSLQNFNDLLLQTV; from the coding sequence ATGAAACTAAACACTGTTATTTTCGACATGGATGGCTTGTTAATCGATTCCGAACCTTTATGGAATGAAGCAGCCACAGAAGTTTTTAAACGTTATGATATAACCGTAACCGACGAACAATATGCCATTACCACCGGTTTGCGTACCAAAGAATTTGTGCAATGGTGGTTTGCGGCACATAACATCTCTATGCAATATGCTGATGAAGCCCGCATCGGCATCATTCAAAAAGTATCAGAAAAGATCATCACTAAAGGCAAGCCAATGCCGGGATTAGCGCATATTCTCAACTTCTTTATCTCCCGTAAATTTAAGATTGGACTGGCTACTTCTTCGCCGCAAACAGTTATTGATGTTGTGATGAATCATTTAAAAATAGGAGAATATTTTAATGCTATTTATTCGGCAGAAGATCTTGCTTACGGTAAGCCACACCCGCAAGTGTATTTAAATTGCGCAGAAGCATTGGGTTCGCAACCGGAAGAATGTATTTGTTTTGAAGATTCCTTTAATGGTATGATCGCCGTTAAAGCAGCAAGAATGAAATGTGTAGTTATTCCGGCACACGCACAATTAACCGATGCTAAATGGAGTGCTGCAGATCTGAAGATATCTTCTTTGCAGAATTTTAATGACCTGCTCTTACAAACGGTTTGA